The following is a genomic window from Clostridium sp..
TATTCATCTCTTGATACTCCCATAATTCTATCTACATTGTATATTGTAACTTCTTCAGGTTTTACATTTTTATTAAAATACCTATTTGCACTATCGAGCCAGTAATACGGGTCTGTAATTGTTCCATCAATATCTATACATAAATTAAGACTCTTCAATTTATACATCCACTCCTTAAAATCAATTTTAACATATTTTTCGTGCAATAGTACATAATAGTCTACCTGTATAGTAAATGTTACTTACATAGTATATATTATAATAAAAGTATTAAAGGAATATTAAACTGAGGTTAGGTTTTTGATAACAATAATTCGGGCAAGAAAAAAGACACGTGGCGGTGTCTTTTTTCCCCTCTAAGCTTTTAAACTTAGGACGCATTTTTTTCATTAAGGGATTGGTTTTTTAATAAATATCTAATATATTTTATATATTACTACTAATATTATAAAAAATCAATACTTTTTTTGATAAATTAATAAGAAAACTATAAAAAAAATAAGCACTAACAATTGTAGCCAATAATTGTTAGTGCTTATTTCGGGAAAATGAAACAAATAAATCATCAATGTTAATGGTATTGATAAATCAATAACGTTATATTAATTTTAATACTGTTTTGTTGATAAATCAAGTAGTTTTTTAATGTTTTATTACGTCATGTCATGTATCTATTAAATTTGGTATTAGTTTCGACTCATTATCATAACTTCCGTTGCCTTTATATCTGTACTTACCTTCGAACCAGCCTTGATGCAAAGATTGTCTATTGATGTGGTGGGAATTATCGCCGAAACAATGTGTCCACATCCAATATCTACAACTACTTTGCCAAGTATATCACCCTTTTTTATCTGAGTAACCGTTCCACTAAACCTATTTCTTGCGCTAAAGCCACTGTCAGCCCCCTGCTTTCTTATCATTACAGCAGTTGCTATAAAGACAACATCAACTCTTGAACCCGGCCTGAGATTAAGATTCCTTATTGATGCGGCTGTAATTATGGCAGATGCCAGATGATTACAGCCCAGATCAACCTGAACTTCCCCAACAACACCAGTCACATTCACTGATGTAATCACTCCCGAAAACTGATTCAATGCACTCAATGTCATATCTGAATTATTGCATTTATCAGACTCAGACATAACCTTACTATCATTATCAGGAGAATATTCATATCTATATGGATAATATCCTCCATATGCTCCCGGATAATAATAGTCTGCAGGTGTATTATAGTACTGCTCTCCGTAGTTTATATACATTGTTTAATCCTCCAATAATATTGTACACACAATTATCTTATATATATTCAAAGAATTTTGTTACTAAAATTATTTAATCTTATTTTTATTGAGAAAATACTAATAAATTATCGTATTATATAGATTTACAGATATAAATATAATATAATTAACAATAATAAAGGAAAAAGGGGGAAATAAATGAAAAATAGGATCTTAACAGCAATTTTTTTCAGTGCCTTTTTATTGATTGCATCCAATAATACTGTACAAGCAGCAAGTTTCAAGGATAATCAAATGGTACCTGCTGACAAGACCTGGACCATTGTATTCAACAGCGATGTAGGACTTGACAACGGACAAATACAGGGTCTGAGTGTAACAGACAGTAAGAGCAATACCATAACAGTAGATGTCAAACTAGGTAACAATAATAAAACAGTTATAGTAACTCCTCCGGCAAGTGGCTATAAACCGGGAGAAAGCTATACATTAAATTTGGGAAATAAGCTTCATTCTATAAAAGGCAAACCATTAAAAAAAGAATACAAATTACATTTTAATATTCAAAATGACTATACAGTAACTTTCAAAGACAGTAACTTGGAAAAAGCAGTAAGAGATGCAATAAACAAGCCAACTGGAGATATCTACAAAAGTGATGTTGAAAAAATCACAGAGCTTAACGCTGAATGGATGGGAATACAGGATCTTAGTGGAATTGAGAACTTAACCAGCCTGCGATCACTCCATCTATATAATTCAAACCTCAATGACATTAGTCCATTGAAAAATTTAACTAATTTACAGGACCTGGACTTATGTTATACGGGAATCAGTGACATTACTCAATTAAAAAACCTGACTAATTTGGAAAAACTTAATTTAGGTGTAAACCAAATTAGTGATATAAGCGCACTAAAAGAATTAAAGAATTTAAAAACCCTTGATTTAGGTGAAAATGAAATCAATGATATAAGCCCATTGGAAGGACTGACCAATTTAAAAAACCTCGATTTGAACTATAATCAAATCCAAGATATTACTCCATTAAAGAACTTAACCAATTTAACATTACTTATTCTATATGAGAATCAAATCAGTGATATTACTCCACTAAAAAAATTAACTAAGCTGTACTTCCTCGATGTAACAGATAATCAAATCAGTAATATCAATACACTGAAAGGATTGACCAATTTAAAAACTCTTTATCTGGATAATAAACAGATTAGTGCTGATGATTTGCAGGCATTAGAAAGCTCACTGCCAAATTGTAATATCAAATATGAAAGAGACTATAAATAAGAAAATTAAAAAAGAACACGGCAGTCCTTTTGTACAGAAGGATTGCCGATTTTATTTGAATCATCGTATTAAAATACCTGAACCTATAGGCACATTATCATAAATATATTTTGCATTTTCAAGAGCCAGTCTTATACAGCCATGGGAAGCGGATCTCCCGAGAGTACCGTCTATCAAATTCCCATTTTCGTCAAATAAAACACTGTGAAATAAATAATTCCCTTTAAACTGTGTAAAGTACTTAAGTATGGCTCCACTTTCCGATTTAAACTGAGCCCCTTTTATTCCTACAAAGAACTGACCCTTGACTGTGGGTGTACCTCCCGTTCCCGACGCACACTGAAATAAATTTATCAATTTCCATTCATGTGGTCGTCCATTAAAGATATACACCATCTGCTCTGATGTACTGACCATAATATAGTAATCAGTATAACTCTGGGTATCCAGTTTGTTTATTATACCTTCAGGATAAGCTGAATTAAAATTAGAAACTACCTCAGCCGTAGGCTTGTACATCATATCTTCTGTAGGTTTCTTTTTTAAATCTGCCAATGTAGCATCTTTTACTATTCCATCTGTTGTAAGACCATGTTTATGCTGAAAATCCATCACGGCATAAACTGTTTGTTCCCCAAAGTCTCCATCTTCATCTACAGTATAACCAAATTTTTTGAGTTTCTTCTGAATATCTTTTACATCATTTCCCTTGTCTCCCGCCTTAAGAATATTTCTAGGTGGTATCTGTTTTTTTTCTTTTGGATGTGAAGTTATATTACCTACAACATTCACCTTTTGAGTATTTTTCTTATTATCTGTACTAAATAAACTACTGCATGCAGAAAAACTAAAGATTATTATCACAACTATAATTTCAGTCAATAAAACTCGTTTCATATGATTCTACCATCCCTCTTACTGCTTAAATATTACTCCATATAGATATTATTATAGCATGGAATAACATTATTTCTCATAGTTTTGAAAAGAATAATAAATTTAGTCCTCATATATTTTTTATCTATTATAATATATAATAAGATTAAAATACATATTAGAAAAGGTGAAAGTTATGAAACAATGTATGGATTCTGACAATTTGCACAGACGTATAAAAAAAATAATAGGTCAAATTAAGGCCATAGATAAAATGATTGATGAAGATATTCCATGTGAAGATGTTCTAATACAGATCAATGCAGTTAAAAGTGCTGTTCATAAGGTTGGACAAATAGTTTTGGAAGGTCATTTAAATCATTGTGTCAGAGATGGAATTCAACATGGAGATGCAGAAAAAACAATAGCACAATTCGCAAAAGCACTGGAGCATTTTTCACGGATGTCTTGAATATCTCAAACTGTTTATATAAAAATAAACAGTTTTTTTATTTGACAAAAAAATAATCAGGCTATATTATACATATAGGGGTATATGTATAATATAAAAATAAAGGAGTGCTTATGGAAAAAGTAAAAAATTTTTTTAAGGATGAAGAAAAACGTGTTATTCTGTTTATGCTTTTGTCGGGTATATCGCTTGTTGTCAGTTTCTTTGATATCGGCAAATTACCTCTGGATGCCGCATGGCTTTCAATTATTCTATGTGGAGTACCAATTGTAAAAGAAGCTATTATCGGGCTTGTCACAAGTTTTGATATCAAAGCTGATTTATTGGTCTCCATAGCATTGATTGCCTCTATTATAATCAATCAAATATTTGCTGCCGGAGAAGTTGCTTTTATCATGACTATAGGTGCATTCCTTGAGGAAAGAACCGTCAATAAAGCTCGTGCTGGTATTGAAAAGCTTGTACATCTTACTCCTCAAGTTGCAAGAGTTATAAGAAATGGCATAGAGCAGATGATTCCTGCAGATAAAATCCAGATAGGAGACATTATAAAAGTTCTGGCAGGAGAAATCGTAGCTGTGGACGGAACAATCATAAGTGGTAAAACTTCTATTGATCAGTCAGTAATGACAGGCGAATCACTCCCCGTTGATAAAGAAACCGGAGACCAAGTATTCAGTGGAACCTTGAACCAATTTGGAACTTTTAACATGAAAGCTACAAAACTCGGTGAGGACAGCTCTCTGCAGAGAATGATAAAACTTGTAAAGTCAGCTGATGCAAGTAAAGCAAAGATCGTCGGAATTGCAGACAGATGGGCAACCTGGATTGTTGCCGGTGCCTTGAGCACGGCAATTCTTACCTGGTTTGCTACAGGTGAAATAATACGTTCTGTAACAATATTGGTTGTATTTTGTCCATGTGCATTAGTCCTTGCAACTCCTACAGCCATAATGGCAGGCATAGGCAATGCAACAAAATACGGTATCCTGATACGTGAGGGAGATGCCCTTGAAAGGTTGGCAAATGTACGAAGAATATCTTTTGATAAAACAGGTACACTTACATATGGACAACTGTCCGTTACAGCAGTCGAAAATTTTAATACAAGCATATCCAAGGAAACACTATTACAATTGACGGCATCAGCAGAAATTCGCTCAGAGCATCCTCTCGGCAAGGCAATAATTAAATATATAAAGAATATTCCTAATATTTCAATTAATGAACCTGATGAATTCAAGGTAATTGCCGGAAGAGGTGTACAAGCTAAAATAAACAATTATTCAATTCTTGCTGGGAATATTGAAATGATGGCAGACAATAATATTTCAATACCAGAACGAATGGATAAAAAGGCCTCTAGATATAAAGGTGCCGGATGTACAATTATGTATATATCAATTAATGGTAATGCATCAGGATTTATAGCACTTTCTGATACTCTCAGGGAAGATGCCATTGACATGATTAAAGCTATTGAAAGAACTAAAGTAAAAAGCATTTTACTTACAGGAGACAACCGCCAGGCAGCATGTCATATCGCAAAACTCGTCGGAATAGATGACATATGTTCTAATTGCCTGCCGGAAGATAAAATATCTGCAATAGAAAAATATCAAAGCAAAAATGAACCGGTATGTATGGTTGGTGACGGTGTCAATGATGCTCTGGCACTAAAAAAAGCCTATGTAGGAATAGCCATGGGTGGAATTGGCAGTGACATTGCAATTGATGCAGCTGATATTGCACTTATTAGAGATGATATAAAATGCATACCCCACTTGTTAAGCCTGGCCAAAAAAGTAACAAAAACCATCAAGTTAAATTTAACATTCTCCATGGCATTAAATTTTATAGCTGTTGTTCTGGCTATATTAGGAATATTGGGTCCAGTAGTAGGTGCACTTGTACATAATGCTGGATCGGTATTGGTTATTCTAAATTCATCATTATTATTAAATTGGAAGGGGAGATAAACTTTATGAAATCAAAAGGAGTTATCTTTTTCAGAGCTTGATTTGCCATCTAAGATAACTCCTTATATATTATTTTTTCAGCAGAAGACTGTCAGCTATTTTAATGGCGTCATCCAAAGACATCTTTGGATCTTGAAGTAAAATATTGTAGTTGAGCCCATCTTCACTCCAGCTTACAGTTTTTATAGTATCATCCATTACACTTCCCTTTTTACCACGTACCTGCATTTCCTTTTCACCAGGTAGTTTTGCATCATCTGATTTTTCTCCGGTATCCTTTGGATTTACTGCAGTGAGCACAAATGCTACGGCACCATCTTTTTCATAGCTCTGATTTATTTCATTTACTCCTTTTGATTCATCATAATGCAGGGATTTAACATCTTT
Proteins encoded in this region:
- a CDS encoding TOBE domain-containing protein, translating into MYINYGEQYYNTPADYYYPGAYGGYYPYRYEYSPDNDSKVMSESDKCNNSDMTLSALNQFSGVITSVNVTGVVGEVQVDLGCNHLASAIITAASIRNLNLRPGSRVDVVFIATAVMIRKQGADSGFSARNRFSGTVTQIKKGDILGKVVVDIGCGHIVSAIIPTTSIDNLCIKAGSKVSTDIKATEVMIMSRN
- a CDS encoding leucine-rich repeat domain-containing protein, with amino-acid sequence MKNRILTAIFFSAFLLIASNNTVQAASFKDNQMVPADKTWTIVFNSDVGLDNGQIQGLSVTDSKSNTITVDVKLGNNNKTVIVTPPASGYKPGESYTLNLGNKLHSIKGKPLKKEYKLHFNIQNDYTVTFKDSNLEKAVRDAINKPTGDIYKSDVEKITELNAEWMGIQDLSGIENLTSLRSLHLYNSNLNDISPLKNLTNLQDLDLCYTGISDITQLKNLTNLEKLNLGVNQISDISALKELKNLKTLDLGENEINDISPLEGLTNLKNLDLNYNQIQDITPLKNLTNLTLLILYENQISDITPLKKLTKLYFLDVTDNQISNINTLKGLTNLKTLYLDNKQISADDLQALESSLPNCNIKYERDYK
- a CDS encoding L,D-transpeptidase family protein, with the protein product MKRVLLTEIIVVIIIFSFSACSSLFSTDNKKNTQKVNVVGNITSHPKEKKQIPPRNILKAGDKGNDVKDIQKKLKKFGYTVDEDGDFGEQTVYAVMDFQHKHGLTTDGIVKDATLADLKKKPTEDMMYKPTAEVVSNFNSAYPEGIINKLDTQSYTDYYIMVSTSEQMVYIFNGRPHEWKLINLFQCASGTGGTPTVKGQFFVGIKGAQFKSESGAILKYFTQFKGNYLFHSVLFDENGNLIDGTLGRSASHGCIRLALENAKYIYDNVPIGSGILIR
- a CDS encoding metal-sensing transcriptional repressor, with translation MKQCMDSDNLHRRIKKIIGQIKAIDKMIDEDIPCEDVLIQINAVKSAVHKVGQIVLEGHLNHCVRDGIQHGDAEKTIAQFAKALEHFSRMS
- a CDS encoding heavy metal translocating P-type ATPase; this encodes MEKVKNFFKDEEKRVILFMLLSGISLVVSFFDIGKLPLDAAWLSIILCGVPIVKEAIIGLVTSFDIKADLLVSIALIASIIINQIFAAGEVAFIMTIGAFLEERTVNKARAGIEKLVHLTPQVARVIRNGIEQMIPADKIQIGDIIKVLAGEIVAVDGTIISGKTSIDQSVMTGESLPVDKETGDQVFSGTLNQFGTFNMKATKLGEDSSLQRMIKLVKSADASKAKIVGIADRWATWIVAGALSTAILTWFATGEIIRSVTILVVFCPCALVLATPTAIMAGIGNATKYGILIREGDALERLANVRRISFDKTGTLTYGQLSVTAVENFNTSISKETLLQLTASAEIRSEHPLGKAIIKYIKNIPNISINEPDEFKVIAGRGVQAKINNYSILAGNIEMMADNNISIPERMDKKASRYKGAGCTIMYISINGNASGFIALSDTLREDAIDMIKAIERTKVKSILLTGDNRQAACHIAKLVGIDDICSNCLPEDKISAIEKYQSKNEPVCMVGDGVNDALALKKAYVGIAMGGIGSDIAIDAADIALIRDDIKCIPHLLSLAKKVTKTIKLNLTFSMALNFIAVVLAILGILGPVVGALVHNAGSVLVILNSSLLLNWKGR